One Bombus fervidus isolate BK054 chromosome 5, iyBomFerv1, whole genome shotgun sequence DNA window includes the following coding sequences:
- the LOC139987531 gene encoding trypsin 3A1-like isoform X2, with product MPFGTRDMSNHATMQRTLVVILLWISCCSHAFPRVVTRNKEKNLPTSNVQTHYNITSAEVDDLSAIDEVSYIDFNSTSSIPSKRPNICNDCVCGVGRKTRIVGGNVTSVYEYPWIVSLSNQGTFYCAGSLITRKHVLTAAHCLSGFDRRSIKLVLVDNDRTKLDKNAIIRRIKSVVIHENFHTYTYNNDIAIIEMDRAVNVNGIVRTACLPEDTIDYTGATATVIGWGRTGENEPVSNELRRVNLPILSQEECNQAGYQKNRVNENMFCAGYLAGDHDACFGDSGGPLHVKGTFGHLEIVGIISWGRGCARPNFPGIYTKLTNYLGWLKDNLDDECVCPPPRRH from the exons ATGCCATTCGGGACACGCGATATGTCGAACCACGCGACAATGCAACGAACACTCGTCGTGATCCTCCTCTGGATAAGTTGCTGCAGCCATGCGTTCCCGCGAGTG GTGACAAGGAACAAGGAGAAGAACCTGCCGACGTCAAACGTTCAAACACACTACAACATTACGAGTGCCGAGGTCGACGATCTATCAGCGATAGACGAGGTGTCTTACATCGATTTCAATTCAACTTCTTCGATTCCATCAAAGAGGCCGAACATCTGCAACGACTGTG TTTGTGGCGTGGGTCGGAAAACAAGGATCGTCGGTGGGAACGTGACAAGCGTTTACGAATATCCATGGATTGTTAGCCTGAGCAATCAAGGCACATTTTACTGTGCCGGTAGTTTAATCACGCGGAAACACGTACTCACAGCGGCTCACTGCTTATCTGG ATTCGACAGAAGAAGCATCAAACTCGTCCTGGTAGACAATGACCGGACAAAATTGGACAAAAATGCCATAATTCGTCGCATCAAGTCTGTCGTTATacatgaaaattttcatacataCACGTACAATAACGATATTGCTATTATCGAAATGGATCGAGCAGTGAATGTAAATGGTATCGTGCGAACTGCCTGTTTGCCTGAAGACA CTATCGACTACACTGGTGCAACCGCCACGGTGATTGGTTGGGGTCGAACGGGAGAGAACGAACCAGTGAGCAATGAATTAAGAAGAGTCAATCTCCCAATTTTGTCGCAGGAAGAATGCAATCAAGCAGGTTACCAGAAGAATCGAGTCAACGAAAATATGTTTTGTGCAGGATATTTAGCGGGTGATCACGATGCTTGCTTT GGTGATAGCGGTGGTCCTCTGCATGTGAAAGGAACATTTGGACATTTGGAAATAGttg GTATCATCTCATGGGGTCGCGGATGCGCAAGACCAAACTTCCCAGGAATTTACACAAAGTTAACAAATTACCTCGGATGGCTTAAAGATAATTTAGATGACGAATGCGTATGCCCACCACCTCGTCGACATTAA
- the LOC139987531 gene encoding trypsin 3A1-like isoform X1 — MPFGTRDMSNHATMQRTLVVILLWISCCSHAFPRVVTRNKEKNLPTSNVQTHYNITSAEVDDLSAIDEVSYIDFNSTSSIPSKRPNICNDCVCGVGRKTRIVGGNVTSVYEYPWIVSLSNQGTFYCAGSLITRKHVLTAAHCLSGFDRRSIKLVLVDNDRTKLDKNAIIRRIKSVVIHENFHTYTYNNDIAIIEMDRAVNVNGIVRTACLPEDKAIDYTGATATVIGWGRTGENEPVSNELRRVNLPILSQEECNQAGYQKNRVNENMFCAGYLAGDHDACFGDSGGPLHVKGTFGHLEIVGIISWGRGCARPNFPGIYTKLTNYLGWLKDNLDDECVCPPPRRH; from the exons ATGCCATTCGGGACACGCGATATGTCGAACCACGCGACAATGCAACGAACACTCGTCGTGATCCTCCTCTGGATAAGTTGCTGCAGCCATGCGTTCCCGCGAGTG GTGACAAGGAACAAGGAGAAGAACCTGCCGACGTCAAACGTTCAAACACACTACAACATTACGAGTGCCGAGGTCGACGATCTATCAGCGATAGACGAGGTGTCTTACATCGATTTCAATTCAACTTCTTCGATTCCATCAAAGAGGCCGAACATCTGCAACGACTGTG TTTGTGGCGTGGGTCGGAAAACAAGGATCGTCGGTGGGAACGTGACAAGCGTTTACGAATATCCATGGATTGTTAGCCTGAGCAATCAAGGCACATTTTACTGTGCCGGTAGTTTAATCACGCGGAAACACGTACTCACAGCGGCTCACTGCTTATCTGG ATTCGACAGAAGAAGCATCAAACTCGTCCTGGTAGACAATGACCGGACAAAATTGGACAAAAATGCCATAATTCGTCGCATCAAGTCTGTCGTTATacatgaaaattttcatacataCACGTACAATAACGATATTGCTATTATCGAAATGGATCGAGCAGTGAATGTAAATGGTATCGTGCGAACTGCCTGTTTGCCTGAAGACA AAGCTATCGACTACACTGGTGCAACCGCCACGGTGATTGGTTGGGGTCGAACGGGAGAGAACGAACCAGTGAGCAATGAATTAAGAAGAGTCAATCTCCCAATTTTGTCGCAGGAAGAATGCAATCAAGCAGGTTACCAGAAGAATCGAGTCAACGAAAATATGTTTTGTGCAGGATATTTAGCGGGTGATCACGATGCTTGCTTT GGTGATAGCGGTGGTCCTCTGCATGTGAAAGGAACATTTGGACATTTGGAAATAGttg GTATCATCTCATGGGGTCGCGGATGCGCAAGACCAAACTTCCCAGGAATTTACACAAAGTTAACAAATTACCTCGGATGGCTTAAAGATAATTTAGATGACGAATGCGTATGCCCACCACCTCGTCGACATTAA